Proteins encoded together in one Variovorax paradoxus EPS window:
- a CDS encoding ArsR/SmtB family transcription factor, which translates to MVHPTAPPEAATLDAVFAALSDSTRRTVLETLGERSLSVTELAEPHGMSLTGFMKHLRVLENAGLISRTKEGRIVRCEFSPRPMQEAAVWLSRYEKFWTGRLDALARFLYHQEQTEWQNLPTETPKNKSAPRSSSAGTTASRPKKSGAPGPTRKR; encoded by the coding sequence ATGGTTCACCCAACCGCCCCTCCTGAAGCCGCGACCCTCGACGCCGTCTTCGCCGCGTTGTCCGATTCCACGCGCCGCACCGTGCTCGAAACCCTGGGCGAGCGCAGCCTCAGCGTGACCGAGCTTGCCGAGCCGCATGGCATGTCGCTGACCGGCTTCATGAAGCACCTGCGCGTGCTCGAGAACGCCGGCCTCATCTCGCGCACGAAAGAGGGTCGCATCGTGCGCTGCGAATTCTCGCCCCGGCCCATGCAAGAGGCCGCCGTGTGGCTGTCGCGCTACGAGAAATTCTGGACCGGGCGCCTCGATGCACTGGCGCGCTTTCTCTACCACCAGGAGCAGACCGAATGGCAAAACCTGCCGACCGAGACACCGAAGAACAAGAGCGCCCCTCGCTCATCCTCCGCCGGCACTACCGCGTCGCGCCCGAAAAAGTCTGGCGCGCCTGGACCGACCCGCAAGCGCTGA
- a CDS encoding YciI family protein, producing MKYLCLVHYDEAVIDTMPPDELKALGDESHAYDRALERAGHYIASNALESVKTAKVVQVRGGKRSHVDGPYAEAREQLGGFILIEARDLNAAIQLAGRIPMARYGAIEVRPIEIIAMTGGNAA from the coding sequence ATGAAATACCTCTGCCTCGTTCACTACGACGAAGCGGTGATCGACACGATGCCGCCCGACGAACTCAAGGCCCTGGGCGACGAGTCCCACGCCTACGATCGCGCGCTCGAAAGGGCCGGCCACTACATCGCCTCGAACGCGCTCGAATCCGTGAAGACCGCCAAGGTCGTGCAGGTGCGGGGCGGCAAGCGCTCCCATGTCGACGGCCCCTACGCCGAGGCGCGCGAGCAGCTCGGTGGCTTCATCCTGATCGAGGCGCGCGACCTCAATGCAGCGATCCAGTTGGCGGGGCGCATTCCCATGGCGCGCTACGGCGCCATCGAAGTGCGGCCCATCGAAATCATCGCAATGACTGGGGGGAATGCCGCATGA
- a CDS encoding MFS transporter: protein MSGAHPASPPARATVREWTGLAVIALPCMLYSMDLTVLNLAIPAISEELKPTASQLLWIVDIYGFFVAGLLVTMGTLGDRIGRRRLLLIGAAAFGIASVLAAFSSSANMLIATRALLGVAGATLAPSTLSLIRNMFLDPAQRTVAIGVWISSYSAGAVIGPVLGGVLLQFFPWGSVFLIGVPVMVLLLVLGPLLLPEYRDPEAGRLDLASVALSLAAVLAVIYGIKQIAEHGPDVVPALSIAVGVALGWVFARRQKRLPNPMIDLQLFRLPAFTVSLAAYMLACFVMFGLFLYNAQYLQLVLGLSPLHAGLWSVPSAAAFIVGSMVVSALVQRMRPAYVMGGGLAVAAVGFAMLVVLPAQGGLAWMVASAVISSLGLAPVFTLATDVVVGSAPPERAGVASAISETSSEFGGALGIAILGSIGAAIYRSTMADAVPAGLAGAVEVEAARSTLGGAVALASQLTGSAGAELLDAGRAALLHGLRLTAGICAAVLLVVAGLVAFRLRGAGEANAPRTPGAAALPER from the coding sequence ATGAGCGGCGCGCATCCCGCGTCGCCGCCCGCCCGTGCCACGGTGCGCGAATGGACCGGCCTGGCCGTCATCGCGCTGCCGTGCATGCTCTATTCGATGGACCTCACGGTGCTGAACCTCGCGATCCCGGCGATCAGCGAGGAGCTCAAGCCCACGGCCTCGCAGTTGCTCTGGATCGTCGACATCTACGGCTTTTTCGTGGCGGGCCTGCTGGTCACCATGGGCACGCTGGGCGACCGCATCGGACGGCGCCGGCTGCTGCTGATCGGCGCTGCCGCGTTCGGCATCGCCTCGGTGCTGGCGGCTTTTTCCAGCAGCGCGAACATGCTCATCGCCACGCGCGCGCTGCTCGGCGTGGCGGGCGCAACGCTCGCGCCCTCGACGCTCTCGCTGATCCGCAACATGTTCCTCGACCCGGCGCAGCGCACCGTAGCCATCGGCGTGTGGATCTCCAGCTATTCGGCCGGCGCCGTCATCGGGCCGGTGCTGGGCGGGGTGCTGCTGCAGTTCTTTCCGTGGGGCTCGGTGTTCCTCATCGGCGTGCCGGTGATGGTGCTGCTGCTGGTGCTCGGGCCGCTCCTTCTGCCCGAGTACCGCGACCCGGAGGCGGGGCGGCTCGACCTGGCCAGCGTGGCACTGTCGCTGGCGGCGGTGCTGGCCGTCATCTACGGCATCAAGCAGATCGCCGAGCACGGGCCCGACGTGGTCCCGGCGCTGTCGATCGCGGTGGGCGTGGCCCTGGGCTGGGTGTTCGCGCGGCGGCAGAAGCGGCTCCCCAATCCGATGATCGACCTGCAGCTCTTTCGCCTGCCGGCCTTCACTGTCTCGCTCGCGGCCTACATGCTGGCGTGCTTCGTGATGTTCGGGCTCTTTCTCTACAACGCGCAGTACCTGCAGCTTGTGCTCGGCTTGTCGCCGCTGCATGCGGGGCTCTGGAGCGTGCCGAGCGCGGCGGCTTTCATCGTGGGGTCGATGGTCGTGTCCGCGCTCGTGCAGCGCATGCGGCCGGCCTACGTGATGGGCGGCGGGCTGGCCGTGGCTGCCGTGGGGTTCGCGATGCTCGTTGTGCTCCCTGCGCAGGGTGGATTGGCCTGGATGGTGGCGAGCGCGGTCATCTCGTCACTCGGCCTCGCGCCGGTGTTCACGCTGGCCACCGACGTGGTCGTGGGCAGCGCACCGCCCGAGCGGGCCGGCGTGGCCTCGGCCATTTCGGAGACCAGTTCCGAGTTCGGCGGGGCGCTGGGCATTGCGATCCTGGGCAGCATCGGCGCGGCGATCTATCGCAGCACGATGGCCGACGCGGTGCCCGCGGGGCTGGCGGGTGCGGTCGAAGTGGAGGCCGCGCGCAGCACGCTCGGCGGCGCGGTGGCGCTGGCCTCCCAGCTCACCGGGAGCGCGGGCGCCGAACTGCTCGACGCGGGCCGCGCCGCGCTGCTGCACGGCCTGCGCCTGACGGCCGGCATCTGCGCGGCCGTGCTGCTGGTCGTGGCCGGGCTCGTCGCCTTCCGATTGCGCGGGGCGGGGGAGGCCAATGCCCCTCGGACACCGGGTGCCGCCGCATTGCCGGAGCGCTGA
- a CDS encoding RNA polymerase sigma factor has product MTAPVADAIDAIYRTESRRIFATLVRLLGDFDLAEEALHDAFRSALEQWPRDGVPANPRAWLVSAGRFKSIDGIRRQARFTAWDDAVEHTAALADPAPAWDDDTEDLEDDRLRLVFTCCHPALAPDAQVALTLREVCGLATEEIARAFLVPAPTIAQRIVRAKARIRDARIPYQVPSLAELPERLDAVLRVVYLVFNEGYAASSGESVTRADLSAEAIRLGRLLVDLLPDPEALGLLALMLLHDSRRAARTSPEGELVLLDAQDRGLWNRAQIGEGEALVERALLSRRFGPYALQAAIAAVHAEASEAAATDWSQIVGLYDVLLRLDPSPVAELNRAAAIAMRDGPAAGLALIDALLARGELADYHLAHGARAELCRRLGRIDEARAAYERALSLARQLPERKFLERQLTLLHLK; this is encoded by the coding sequence ATGACCGCACCGGTCGCCGACGCCATCGACGCGATCTACCGCACCGAGTCGCGCCGCATCTTCGCCACGCTGGTGCGGCTGCTCGGCGACTTCGACCTGGCCGAAGAGGCGCTGCACGACGCCTTCCGTAGCGCCCTCGAGCAATGGCCGCGTGATGGCGTGCCCGCGAACCCGCGCGCCTGGCTGGTGTCGGCGGGGCGATTCAAGTCCATCGACGGCATCCGCCGGCAGGCGCGCTTCACCGCATGGGACGACGCGGTCGAGCACACGGCGGCCCTTGCGGACCCGGCCCCGGCGTGGGACGACGACACCGAGGACCTCGAAGACGACCGCCTGCGCCTCGTCTTCACCTGCTGCCACCCGGCGCTCGCGCCCGATGCGCAGGTGGCGCTCACGCTGCGCGAGGTCTGCGGCCTTGCCACCGAGGAAATCGCGCGTGCTTTTCTCGTGCCCGCGCCCACCATCGCCCAGCGCATCGTGCGCGCCAAGGCCCGCATCCGCGATGCGCGCATTCCGTACCAGGTGCCGTCGCTGGCGGAGTTGCCCGAACGGCTCGATGCGGTGCTGCGCGTGGTGTACCTCGTGTTCAACGAGGGCTATGCGGCCTCGTCGGGCGAGAGCGTCACGCGGGCCGATCTCTCGGCCGAGGCGATCCGGCTGGGCCGGCTGCTGGTCGACCTGCTGCCCGACCCCGAGGCGCTCGGCCTGCTCGCGCTGATGCTGCTGCACGATTCGCGCCGCGCGGCCCGCACCTCGCCCGAAGGCGAGCTCGTGCTGCTCGATGCGCAGGACCGCGGCCTCTGGAACCGGGCGCAGATCGGGGAGGGCGAAGCGCTGGTCGAGCGCGCATTGCTGTCGCGCCGTTTCGGCCCCTATGCGCTGCAGGCCGCCATCGCCGCCGTGCATGCGGAAGCCAGCGAGGCTGCTGCCACGGATTGGTCGCAGATCGTCGGCCTCTACGACGTGCTGCTGCGCCTCGATCCGTCGCCCGTGGCCGAACTCAACCGCGCCGCCGCCATCGCCATGCGCGACGGGCCCGCGGCGGGGCTGGCGCTCATCGATGCGCTGCTCGCGCGCGGCGAGTTGGCCGACTACCACCTGGCCCACGGCGCCCGCGCCGAACTGTGCCGCCGCCTGGGCCGCATCGACGAAGCGCGCGCCGCCTACGAGCGCGCGCTGTCGCTGGCGCGCCAGTTGCCCGAGCGGAAATTCCTGGAGCGGCAACTGACCCTGCTGCACCTCAAGTAG
- a CDS encoding SRPBCC family protein, producing the protein MLRRHYRVAPEKVWRAWTDPQALKLWFGPGEIVSVPRVDIDLRVGGRFRVTMLADDGETHDVSGTYLEVVPNRKLVFSWAWRSTPERESRVTVQIEPDGDGCELMLLHEQFFDEAARDGHNHGWSGALVKLEQWLSSAIA; encoded by the coding sequence ATCCTCCGCCGGCACTACCGCGTCGCGCCCGAAAAAGTCTGGCGCGCCTGGACCGACCCGCAAGCGCTGAAGCTCTGGTTCGGGCCGGGCGAAATTGTCTCGGTGCCGCGTGTGGACATCGACCTGCGCGTCGGCGGCCGATTTCGCGTGACGATGCTGGCCGACGATGGCGAGACGCACGACGTAAGCGGCACCTACCTGGAGGTCGTACCGAACCGCAAGCTCGTCTTCAGCTGGGCCTGGCGCAGCACGCCCGAGCGCGAATCGCGCGTCACGGTGCAGATCGAGCCAGACGGCGATGGCTGCGAACTCATGCTGCTGCACGAACAGTTCTTCGATGAAGCGGCGCGCGACGGCCACAACCACGGCTGGAGCGGCGCCCTTGTCAAGCTCGAACAATGGTTGAGCAGCGCAATCGCATGA
- a CDS encoding YciI family protein, with amino-acid sequence MRYLCLIYGTDEQTSHLSPHEMNMYIDEHIDYDAQLQARGKLVASEALQPAETATVVRMRRNKLSVTDGPFAETSEYLGGFYLVEAGSDEEALELAAGIPSARFSSVEVRRVRGGGARTP; translated from the coding sequence ATGAGATACCTTTGCCTGATCTATGGAACCGACGAACAGACGAGCCACCTCTCGCCGCACGAGATGAACATGTACATCGACGAACACATCGACTACGACGCGCAGTTGCAGGCCCGCGGCAAGCTCGTCGCCTCCGAAGCGCTGCAGCCCGCCGAGACGGCGACCGTCGTGCGCATGCGCCGCAACAAGCTCTCCGTCACCGACGGCCCCTTTGCCGAGACCAGCGAATATCTCGGTGGCTTCTATCTGGTCGAAGCCGGGAGCGACGAAGAAGCACTGGAGCTCGCGGCCGGCATTCCGTCCGCGCGCTTCAGCAGCGTCGAGGTGCGGCGGGTCAGGGGCGGCGGAGCGCGAACGCCATGA